Within Eggerthella timonensis, the genomic segment GGCACGGCCGTGTACGTGGACCAGGACCCCTACGCGGGCGGCCAGGACCCGTACTACTACGCCGATCCGTACTCGCAGGCGCAGACGAACCCCTACGGCGCCCCGGGCGCGGAGGACCACTTCTTCAACGCCAGCGACGAGGAGCTCGAGCAGTGGTCGAAGGGCCTCGCCAAGCAGGATCGCAAGCGCCGCAACGTGGGCCTCAAGATCCTCGTCACCATTATCCTGCTCGTGCTCGTCGCCTTCGGCGCCGCCGTGTTCCTGTACACGCAGGGCTGGGGCTATCCGTCGCAGGAGCAGGTGGTCGAGCAGCTGTTCTCCGATCCGCAGGCTGCTTTCGCCAGCGAGGTCACCGAGGAGAACGCCGCGGACATGACCGAGGTCCTCGACCTGGTCAGCAGCCCGGTCATCGACGGCATGGACAAGTCCATGAGCGACTCCACCGTCTACGTGACGGCCAAGACGGCCGAGGGCGGCGACATGCAGTTCAAGGTGTCGCTCGTCCGCAACATGATCGGGTGGAAGGTCTCGAACGCCGAGATCTACTCCCCGAGCCAGAACTAACCCGCGCGGCCCTGCCGCCCGCGCCGACGCGCGGGACGACGGGGCCGTTTTCTGCGTCACCCCAAGAGCGTTCGTACTCGAAAGAGAGAGAAAGGGCACTGAAACATGGCACAGCAGAAGACTTACACGATGATCAAGCCCGACGGCGTGCGTAACGGCCACGTCGGCGAGATCGTCAACCGCTTCGAGCGCGCGGGCCTCAAGATCGAGCGCATGGAGCTGGGCATGGTGACCGACGAGCAGGCGAAGGCCAACTACGCCGAGCACGAGGGCAAGCCGTTCTACGACGGCCTCATCTCCTACATCACGAGCGGCCCGGTCGTGAAGATGGTCGTGTCCGGCGACGGCGCGGTGGCGAAGTGCCGCTCGCTCATGGGCGCCACTAATCCGGCGGAAGCTGCCCCCGGCACGATTCGCGGCGATTTCGGCCTCATCATGGACGAGAATGTCATCCATGGGTCGGATTCCCCCGAGTCCGCCGAGCGCGAGATCGGCATCTTCTTCGCGTAAGGTGTTGCTCCGGTTTGACGCTGCGAAGGGCCCTGGGACCGATTGTCGGCACCGGGGCCCTTCTCGCTGACTCTACGAACGACCTGTGTCTCCCGAGAGAACGGACGAGAGCATGCTCTATCGTGTCATCGATGCATCCGAGTTGCCAGCGCTCGTTTCGGCGTTCATGGAAACCTACGAGGTGGTGGCTCCGGTCAAACGCGACCAGGGCTACGCCTTCGAGGCCGTCCAGTCGCCGGACGACATCGAGCTCGGCTATCCCACCACCATGGCATCGCCCAAGAAGTACTTCCTGCCGCCCGAGGAGACGCTCATGTCCTTCGACGCGCGCACGAACAGCGTGACGGACTTCGCCTCCGAGATCACGCCGCGCGTCATCTTCGGCGCGCACGCCTGCGACATCAACGCGGTGAACCGCCTCGACCTCGTGTTCAAGGACGGGCGCTATCCCGACCCGTACTACGTCGCCCGGCGCAACGCCACGCTCATCGTGGGCCTCAGCTGCACGCCGACCGAGACGTGCTTCTGCCATCTGTGGGGCGCCGACGAGGCGCGCTTCGGCTACGATTTGTTCCTGCAGGACATCGGCGACAAGTACCTGGTCAGCATTTCGAGCGTCGAGGCGGCGAACATCCTCGAGGCCGCGTGCAACCCGCGCGTGGCAACCGACGAGGACCGCATCGAGTTCCGCCACGCCACGCGTCGTCGCCAGGAGGCGTTCAACGGCGACATCCCCGACATCCAGGACGTGGCCATGCTCATGGATGCGTTCCACAAGGATCCGTTCTGGGAGGAGCTGGGCGGCCGCTGCCTGTCGTGCACGGCATGCTCGGCCGTGTGCCCCACGTGCTTCTGCTTCGACATCCAGGACTCGCTCGACCCTTCCGGCCGCACCGGACGGCGCGAGCGCGTGTGGGACGCGTGCACCGCGCCGCAGTTCGCGGAGGTGGCCGGCGGCCACAACTTCCGCGGCGACGGCCGCAACCGCGTGCGGCACCGCATGTACCACAAGCTCAACGGCTTCCTCGCGAACCACGACCGCATGCTGTGCGTGGGATGCGGGCGCTGCGTGAAGGCCTGCAAGGCGAACATCAACCCCATCGAGGTGCTCGAGTTCTTCGAGAGGAAGGGGGCCGACGATGCCCAGTAGCTGCGCGGTGTCCACCGTCCAGGTCAAGCCGTTCTTCGACGAGGCGGCGCCCCTCACGGGCGCGCAGATGATGGCGGCGAACCCGTACCGGCCCTGGCCGGCGCGCATCACGTCCATCATCGACCTCACCGAGACGGAGAAGCTGTTCGAGTTCCGCCTCATCGACGAGCGCATCCGCGACGCGTTCTCGCACGAGCCGGGCCAGTTCGTCGAGGTGTCCATCTTCGGCGTGGGCGAGGCCCCCATCTCCATATCCAGCTCGCCGTCCAAGCGCGGCTTCATCGAGCTGTGCGTGCGCCGCACCGGGCGCTTCACCGAGGTGCTGCACAAGATGCAGTGCGGCGACATCGTGGGGCTGCGCGGCCCCTTCGGCCGCGGCTTCCCGTTCGAGGACATGAAGGGGCACGACATCCTGCTCGTGGCCGGCGGCCTCGGCATCGCGCCGCTGCGCTCGCTCATCAACAACATCCACGACGAGCGCTCCGAATTCGGCAAGGTCACCATCATCTACGGGTCGAAGAACCCCTCCGAGGTGATGTTCCGCGACCAGTTCGAGATGTGGCGCCACCGCAAGGACTTCGACCTGTACCTGACGGTCGACCGGCCCGACGACTCGTGGGACGGGGAAGTGGGCCTGGTCACGAAGCCGTTCGAGCATCTGGAGATCGACGCGTCCAACACGTTCGGCGCGCTGTGCGGGCCTCCGGTGATGTACCGGTTCGCCATCGACGAGATGCGCAAGAAGGGCATCAGCTACGATCATATCTACGTGAGCTTCGAGCGTCACATGAAATGCGGCATGGGCAAGTGCGGCCACTGCCAGATCGGGCACCAGTACGTGTGCATCGACGGGCCCGTGTTCAACTATTGGGAAGCCAAGAACATCCAGGGGTCGATGTAGGATGGAGCGGAGCGACATGAGCGGAAACTGCATAGCATGCCAGGACAAGCCGTCCGCGCCGCGCGTGGTGGTCGTGGGCCTGGCCAGCTGCTTCGGCTGCCAGCTGCAGGTCACGAACGCCGAGGCGCACCTGCTGGACGTGCTCGGTCAGATCGACCTGCGCTACTGGCAGCTGGCCTCGAGCGATCCCATGCCCGAGGACTTCGACGTGGCCGTCATAGAGGGCGCCGTCACCACCGAGGAGGCCGAAGGCCTCGTGCGCAGCCTGCGCGAGAAGGCCGGAGCCGTCATCGCCGTGGGCGCGTGCGCCACGACGGCGGGCATCCCGGGCATGGCCGCCGACGGGTTCCTCGAGCGACCGGGCCAGGTGTACGAGCGGGTGCCGTCGGCCTGCGGCGACATGGTGGCCCCGCGCGCGGTGGGAGCCGTCATCGACGTGGACTACGAGGTGCGTGCATGCCCCATCGACTCGTACGACTTCATCGACGTGCTGCAGCGCGCGCTGTACGGCTCGAACAAAGCCTACCCCTCGCGCACGATGTGCGGCGACTGCAAGCGCAACGAGACGAGCTGCTTCTTCGGCAAAGGCCAGCTGTGCCTGGGCCTCGTGACCAGGGCCGGCTGCGGCGCGAAGTGCGTGAACCTGGGACGGCCATGCAACGGCTGCCGAGGGCTGTCGCCCGACGCGAACCTCGAATCGGCCCGCGACGCGGTGGCGCGCTACGGCGTGTCGGTCGCCGACTTCGATCAGGCGCTCGAGATGTTCAACCAGACGAATCCCGCCCTTGCGGGCAGCGAGTGAGGACGGATCCCATGACGAAAACCGCAATTCACGTCGACCACATCGCCCGCGTCGAAGGCCATGGCAACGTGCACGTGGTCATCGAGGACGGGGCGGTGAAGACGGTCGAGATGAACGTCGTCGAGCCCGCCCGCCTGTTCGAGAGCATGGTGCGCGGCCGCCGCTTCGAGGAGGTGCCCTACATCGCCTCGCGCATCTGCGGCATCTGCTCGTCGAGCCACGTGGTGACCGACCTCAAGGCCATCGAGCGCGTCTTCGGCGTGGAGGTGACCGACCGCACGCGCGCCCTGCGCGAGCTTTTGGTGTACGGCTCCTACTTGCAGAACCACGCGTCTCACCTGTTCGTGTTCGCCGCTCCCGACTTCCTCGGCATGCCGAGCGTGTTCCCGCTGGCCCAGACCGACCCCGAGCTGTTCGAGCAGGCACTCGGCCTCAAGGCGCTCGGCAACGAGCTGTGCACGCGGGTGGGCGGCCGCAGCATCCATCCCATCACCGCCGTGGTGGGCGGCTTCACGCACGAGATCGAGCCGTCGGAGTACCTCGAGCTGGCCGCCAAGATGGACGCCGCGATGGACTTCGCCCTGGAGGCGGTCGACCTGTTCCGCGGCTTCAAGGTGCCCGCCATCGCCACGGCGGGCGACATGCTGGCCATGGTGGAGGACGACTACTACCCGGTGGAGTGCTCCGACAACGCGTTCTTCCTGAACGCCGGCATCGTGTTCGATGCGAACGAGGTGCAGGAGCGCATCGAGGAGTACGGCGTGCCGCACTCGGCCGCGCTGCTGGCCCGCGTGCGCGAGACCGGGTCGCCGTACTTCACGGGCGCGCTCGCCCGCATCAACGCCTCGTGGCAGAACCTCGGCCAGAACGCCAAGGTGGCCGCGGCGAAGGCGGGTCTGCGCCCGCCCGAGGCCAACCCGTTCATGAACAACGTGGCCCAGGCCGTGGAGATCGTGGACGCGCTCGACCGCTGCGCCAACCTCTGCCGCATGCTGGCCGAGCCCGGCGCCATCGCCAGCTCGAGCGAGCCCGTGCCCTTCGAGGTGAAGGCCGGCCGCGCCGTGGGCTTCACCGAGGCGCCGCGCGGCGCGCTGTTCCACGACCTCACGCTGGACGGCGAGGGCCGCGTGACGCACGCGTCCATCCTCACGCCCACGGCCCAGAACGTGGCGAACCTCGAGGCCGACATGCGCCTTCTGGCCGAGACGCTCGTCGCCGACGGGGCGGCGGAGGACGTCGTCCGCCTCGAGATCGAGAAGCTCGTCCGCGCCTACGACCCCTGCCTCAGCTGCAGCGTGCACTGAGTGAGCCCCGACGAAGGCGCCGGTCCGGAACCGGCGCCTTTTTTTGCGCTCCAGCGCTCGGTAACCATATGTTGTAAATTCATAGTATATTTGCAGCTGCTTCTTGCTGGCGGTATAATGGCGGCAAAAGAGAGGAGCAGCCATGCCTATCGTCAAACCGCTTTCGGATTTCAACCGCAACCAGTCGTCGATCATCGACGAGCTCGAACAGACGCAACGGCCCATATACCTCACGCGCAATGGGACCGCGTCGATCGTGGTCATGGACGCTGGGGCGTTCGATCGGGCCATGTCGTTTCGCGCGAGCGCCTACGCGAACGAGATGCGCGTGTACGACAGCCTGATGAAGGGGTACGACGACGTCCGGCAGGGACGCGTGGTCGATGCCGATCGGGCGGAAGAGGAGATCAGGCGCGCGAAGGGCTGGTCGTAGGCTATGGACGAGGGTTGGACGACGGTCTACACCCGAAGCGCCATCGATTTCATCGTGGCCGAGGTACGGAGCGAACGCGTTGCGGAGAAGCTGTTCTCGTATCGCGCGCTGCTGGAAACCGCCCCCGATCTCGGTCGGGCATACGATCCGGATTATCCCGCTGCGCGCCCTCCGTTTCCGTGTCGCTGCATCGCCGTTCCCGATACGCCGTTTTCGCTGTACTATCTCAAGGACGACGACCTGCGCCGCATAGTCGTCTTCTGCATCGAATATCAACGAACCGAACCCAACGCGCGCTTCTCGTCATTCGATTGGTCGGTCGTGGATTGGTGACGAGCGGGTTCGCCCGGGTCCCGGGTCCGTCTGCCGGGGCGGGTGTGCCCCTCGTGGATTTTCATCATCGAGTCAACGCCTGTGCTAGAATTCGGTTTCACCTGGAATCGAGATTCAAGGGGTTTCCTGTATGTCCTTCTTAGATATGTTTTCGGGTTTGACCGGCCAGATGTCCACGGACATGGCCATCGACCTCGGAACTGCTAATACATTGGTCGCCATCCCTGGCGAGGGTATCGTTGTGAACGAGCCCTCGGTCGTCGCCATCGAGAAGGCCACCCATCGCGTGCTCGCGGTGGGCCATGAAGCCAAGAACATGATCAACCACACGCCCGAGGCGTTCTCCGCCGAGCACCCGCTGCACGACGGCGTGGTCGCCGACTACGACGTGACGGAGGCCATGATCTCGGCGTTCATCGGCAAGGCGGCGCCGCGCAAGTACCCCTGGCAGGCCAAGCCCCGCATCGTCATCTGCATCCCGTGCGGCGCCACCTCGGTGGAGAAGCGCGCGGTGTTCGAGGCCGCCGTCCAGGCCGGCGCGCGCCAGGCCTACCTCATCGAGGAGCCGATGGCCGCGGCCATGGGCGCCGACCTGCCCGTCACCGAGCCCACGGGTTCCATGGTGGTGGACATCGGCGGCGGCACCACGGAAGTGGCCGTCATCTCGCTCGGCGGCATCGTCACCTCGTCGTCGCTGCGCCTGGCCGGCAACCGCATGGACGAGGCCATCGCCATGCACCTGCGCGACCTTCTGGGCATCAAGATCGGCGAGCGCACGGCCGAGATCATCAAGATCAAGATCGGCTCCATCCTGCCGTTCGAGGACGGCCGCGAGCGCGACATGATCATCTCCGGCCAGGACGTGATCACCGAGCAGCCGAAGGAAGTGACCATCCAGTCCGAGGACGTGCGCGCCGCCTTGCAGGCCCCCTGCGAGGAAATGGTCGTGCACATCAAGGAGACGTTCAAGAAGACGAACCCCGATCTCGCCTCCGACATCATCCAGAACGGCATCCTGCTGACGGGCGGCGGCGGCCTTTTGTCCGGCCTCGACCGCTACCTCACCGACAAGCTGGAGATCCCCGTGTGGACGAGCGAGACGGCGCTCACGAACGTGGTCATGGGCTGCCTCAAGGTGCTCGAGACGCCGACGGCGCTCAAGCAGACGCTCATGCGCTCGAAATAAGGCTGAGCCGACTCGTCTATGGCGCTTAATTTCCAACAGAGAAGCTCGGTGTTCCTGCGCCGAGTTCTGCTCGTCGCATTCCTCGTCATATCGCTTGCGCTCGTGACGCTGTACTCGCGCGAGGGCCAGGACGGCCCGCTGCACGCGATCCAGAGCGGCGTGTCGGGAGCCGTCGCGCCCCTGAAGTTCGTCGGCGCGGTCGCGAACTCGGGCGTGAACAGCGCCGGCGAGAGCTTCGGCAACCTCACGGCCGACGAGAGCACGCTGTCGGGCCTGCGCGAGAGCAACGCCGAGCTGCGCGAGCTGCTGAGCCAGGCCGACGAGTACAAGCAGGAGGCCCAGCGCCTCCAGCAGCTGCTCGACCTCAAGGACCTGTACGAGATCGACGGCGTGGGCGCGCGCGTGGTTGGCAACCCCGACGAGGCGTGGAGCCAGACCGTCACCATCGACAAGGGCACCGCCGACGGGGTGGAGACCGGCTTGACGGTGATGGGCACCTCCGGCGTCGTCGGCCAGGTGTACAGCGCTGCCGAGCACACCGCCAAGGTGCGCCTGCTCACCGATCCCGATTCCGGCGCCGCGGCGCGCGTGGAGTCGAGCCGCGCCGAAGGCGTGGTGCGCGGATCGCTCGAGGGGCTGCTGTACCTCGAGAACCTCGACGCCGATGCCGTGGTCAACCCCGGCGACGTGGTGGTCACGTCCGGATTGGGCGGCAGCTACGCGCCCGGCCTCATCATCGGCACCGTGGTGAAGGTCGACACCCGCCAAGGCGAGTCCACGCGCCGCGTGGTCGTGTCGCCGAACGACACGACGGGAGCCCTCGAAGAGGTGCTCGTCGTGTTCGGCGTGGGCGCCGGAGACGACACCGACGAAAACGACGGCAACGAAGGAGGCGATGCGTCGTGAACCTGACACGCGAGAGCATCGTCATCGCCGTCGGCGCGGTGGTCGCCCTGCTGCTGCAGATCGTGGTGGCTCCCAACATCGCGCTGTTCTCGGCGCAGCCGAACATCCTGCTGGCGTACGTGCTCGTAGTGGCCATCGTGCGTCCGCTCGATGCCGGCCCCGTGCTGCCTTTCGCATTGGGACTCGTCTGCGACCTGTTGGGCTCGGGCCCTGTCGGCGGCTACGCGTTCTTGTTCGTCATCGTGTCGTTCGTCGCGTCGCGCGCGTTCTCGGTGCTCGACAACGATACGCTGTTCATGCCCCTGACCATCTTCGTCATCGCGACGTTCGCCGTGGAGATGCTGTACGGCGCGCTGCTCATCGGGCTGGGCCTGTCGGTGAGCCCCGTGGACGCGTTTCTGTACCGCGCCCTGCCGTGCACGCTGTACGACTGCGCCATCGGCCTCGTGCTGTATCCGATCATCGCGCGCCTGCTTGCCGACGGCGCGCAGGACCGCGGACCGCGCACGCCTCGGCTGCGGTAGGGGGCGTTTGCCGTGATCGCCGCCATCGCCGCCGCCATCGTCACGCTCGTCGTGGCAATCATCGTCGTTTCCGTCGTGTTCGTCGTGCGCAACAACACGAAGTCGTCGAACGTGAGCGTGAAGAAGGACGTCCGCTCCATCAGCTCGGTGGGGGTGAAGTCGAGCCTTGGGAACGCGGGCGGCCACGTCAACGGCTCGATGCAGGCGCGCCCCGGCTCCGCGCAGCGCCCGGCATCCAACCCGGCCGACAACCTCAAATCGCGGTTCGTGGCCATGGGCGTGCTGGCCGCCGGCATCTTCGGAACGTTGACGGCGAAGCTGTGGACCATGCAGGTGCTGTCGTCGGACGCGTATCGCAGCAAGGCCGACGACAACCAATACGCCACCGTGTCCACGCCCGCGCCGCGCGGCTACATCTGCGATGCCAACGGGCTGCCGCTCGTGAAGAACCGCGTGTCGCTCACCGTGCTGGCCGACGCGGAAGTGGCCAACGACCGCGACGTCGTGCAACGCCTGTCCGCAGTGCTCGGCATCCCGTACAACGTGGTGCGCCAGCGCATCCAGGATGCGACGGGCGGCGCCCAGAGCCAGCGCGTCGTGGCGAGCGACGTGCGGCTGCGCGACGTCGCCTTCATCACCGAGCACTCCGACGCGTTCCCCGGCATCAAGACCGAGGAGCGTTACGTGCGCGATTATCCCTACGGCGCGCTCGCGGCGCACGTGGTGGGGTATACGGGTTCGGTTACCGAAGACGGTCTGAAGACCGTCGGCGAAGGCCGCGACGTGGAATTGGGCGACGACATGGGAACGTCGGGCATCGAGCTGCAGTACGATCGTCTGCTGGCGGGCGAGCATGGCAAGCGCAAGGTGGTGGCCAACGCCGATGGCGAGGTGGTGCGCGTGGTGAGCGAGACCCAGCCCACGAAGGGATCCGACGTGTACCTCGCCCTCAAGGGGCCGGTGCAGTACGTGGCCGATCGCGAGCTGGCCGCGCTCATCGCGCCCGAGAACGGGACGATCGGCACGGGCAGTGGCGTGGCTGGCTCGGTGGTGGTCATGGACCTGCGCGACGGCGGCATCGTCGCCATGGCGAACTACCCCACCTTTTCGCCCGATGAGTTCACGGGCGGCGTTTCAGAGGACGTGTACGCTGTGTACAATTCCGTAGAAGCGCAGAAGCCGCTGCTCAACCGTGCCATCGCGGGTACATACCCCGCGGCATCGACGTACAAGACGTTCACGGGCCTCGCGGCGCTGGCGAACGGCTTCGCCGACATGAAGCGCACGTGGACGTGCGGCGGTTCGTGGGACGGCTGGGGCACGGGCCAGGAGCAGATGTGCTGGAACCACTCGGGCCATGGCACGCTCGACCTGCGCGGCGGCATCGTACAGTCGTGCGACGTCGTGTTCTACCAGATCGCGCACGATTTTTTTGAGGCAAGCTCCCTTTCCAACAATCCGTCGCCGACGGCGAGCAATACCGCTCTGCAGGACTATCTCGCGAAGTTCCACTTCGACCAGTACACCGGCATCGATCTGGGCGGCGAATCCGTGGGCGTCATCCCCACGCCCGAGTGGAAGGCGGAGCATTTCCGCAACACGCCTGAGGAGGCGGTGTGGAAGGGCGGCGATATGACGAACATGATCATCGGCCAAGGCTACGTCCTCGTCACGCCCCTGCAGGTGGCCGTGGCCTACGGCGCCGTCGCCACCGGCAAGCTGCTGAAGCCGCACCTGCTCAAAGAGGTGCGCAACGCGAGCGGCGACGTGGCCGCCACCCGCAAGGTGGAGACGGCGGGAGAGCTCGACGTCCCCGAGGAGAACCTGGCCTTCATGCGCGATGCCCTCAACGGCGTGGCCACCGACAACGCCGACGTGTCGAAGCTGCTGGGCGAGCAGGGCATCGATCCGGCCACCGTGGCGTGCAAGACGGGTACCGCCGAGTACACCGACATGGCCGACACCGCCTGGTTCGCCTGCTACGCGCCGGTGGACGACCCCCGGTACGTGGTGACCTGCGTGGTCGAGCACGGCGGCGGCGGTTCGGCCGTGGCCGCCCCGCTCGGTGCGAAGGTGCTGGCGGCGGCGCTTGCGAGCGATGCCGCTGCCGAGGAGGATCCGGGCGCCGGCATGGGCGTGGTCGCCGGATCTACGGGAAAATCGCTCGAGGGCGCGGGCGCCGCGACGTCCGGCGGACGTACCGACTAAACGAGACGAGGAAAGGAGGCGTCATGCCGCAGCTGCCGCAGATCGATTCCGTGAAGGCGCCCGACAAGATCGTGGCGCAGGCCACGCGCACGCGCCGGTTCCCCTGGCTCAACCTCCCGTTCATCCTCGTGATCGCGTTGCTGGTGTCGTACGGGCTCGTCATCCTGATGTCGGCGATAGCCAACGATCCCGACTACTCGTTCACGAACCAGCTGACAGGCGTCGCCCTGGGCGTCGTGTTCATGGTGCTGGTCTGGCGCTTCGACTACCGACGGCTCTCGGACTTCACCACGATCTTCCTCGTCGTCAGCATCGTGCTCATCCTCTCGCCGCATGTTCCGGGCTTGGGAACCGACGCGGGCATGGGCGCGAAGAACTGGATCAAGCTGGGCATACAGGTGCAGCCCGGCGAGTTCGCCAAGATCACCGTCATCCTGCTGGACGCCAGCATCATGGCGCGTTACGGCGGCAGGCTCGACGACCCGCGCGAGTACGCCAAGGCGCTCGGCCTCATGCTCATCCCGTTCGCCTGCATCATGACGCAGCCCGACCTGGGCACGGGTCTCGTGTACCTGTTCATCGGGGCGGTCGCCTTGGTGGTGGGCGGCGCGCGTCCGAAGTACCTGCTGATCACGCTCGGGCTGTTCATCGCTGCCATCGTCGCCGTGTTTGTCGTGGACCAGGTGATCCACGATGCCACCGGCGAATACAAGCTGCTCAAGCAGTACCAGCGCAACCGTCTGCTCGTGTTCCTCGATCCCGACATCGACCCCACGGGAGAGAGCTACAACCTCAAGCAAGCCCAGATCGCCATCGGCTCGGGCGGCCTGTTCGGCAAGGGCCTGTTCCAGGGAACGCAGCACGCCCTGGGCATCCTGCCCGAGCCGGCCACCGACTTCATCTTCTGCGTGCTGGCCGAGGAACTGGGGTTTTTCGGTGTAATGGTGCTGCTGGCGCTGTACACGGCCCTCGTTTTGATATGCTTCCGTATTGCCGGCGCCTCGAGCGACCTGTTCGGCATGCTCATCGTCATGGGCGTCGTCGGCATGTGGTTGTTCCAGATTCTTGAAAACATCGGCATGGATTGCGGGCTCATGCCCATCACGGGCATCCCGCTGCCGTTCGTGAGCTACGGAGCGACGGGCATGGTGATGAACTTCATCATGCTCGGCATGATCGGCTCGGTTTGGACTCACAACATTCAGAAACAGCACTAGGAAAAGGGGCGGTTATGCAGCTACCCGTTGACATCAAAGCGGTTATCGACGAAGCCACCAACATCGACGAAGCCCGCCGCACGTCGCTGTCGGTGAGCGTGTACCTCGACGACAGCGCGCCGGGCGACGTGCAGGCGCATGTGCGCCAGGCGTTCGCCAGCGCGTCGCCGCATGCTCGCGTCTCGCTCATGTACCTCGACGGCCGGCCGTTCGTGCCGTTCTCCGGCGACGACATGGCCGTCATCGTGGCGGGGTTGAACGAGCAGGTGGGGGAGTACGCGGCGCAGGTGCGCGCGGCGGGCGTCCCCGTGATGGTGGTCACCACGCTGCCGACGCTCGTGGCCGACATCGCGAAAGCCCAGGGCGCGCCCATCCCGCAGGGAGATCTCGTCGCCCCCAAGGCGCCCAAGGCCGAACCGGCTCCGTTGCCGGCGCCCGATGCAGCCGTGAGCGGGGCCGAGGCCGTGCAGGCGCTCGGAGCCTCATCGCCGAGCGAGCCCTATGCGCTCGACGCCGCCGCCGTCGGCTCGCTCAACGAGCGCATGGGCGGTTGGGTCATCGCGGCATGCAACGACAAGCGCCTCGCGTTCGCGCTGGCGTTCCCGTTCGTGCGCAAGCCTCTGTCGCTCGAGGCCGTGAACGCGACGGCGCTGCAGAACGCCGGCGTCGGCCTGCTCGTCATCATCCCGGGCGCCGACATGCCCGTCATGACGCTCAACCAAGCGAAGATGCTGCTCCAGATAGCCGCCGCGTACGGCGAGGAGCTTAACATGGAGCGCGTGAAGGAGCTCGCGGCCCTCGTGGGCGGCGCGTTCGCGTGCCGCGCGGTGGCGCGCCAGCTCGTGGCGTTCGTGCCCGCGCTCGGGTGGGCCGTGAAGGCCGCCATCGGCTACACCGGCACTATCGCCATGGGGCGCGCGGCCATCGAGTACTACGAGGACGGCGCCACGCTGGGCAAGCTCGCCGACGCGGTCGCCGCGGCGCGCGACAAGGTGGTCCAGGCCGCCGCGAAGCGCGCGGCGCAGAAGGCGCAGGCGACGGGGGCGAAGGCCATGGGTGCCGTGCGCGATCGCGCCGGGCGCGCGGCCCACGCGGCGGGCGGCGTGCGCGATGCCGCGCTCACGCGCTTCGCTTCCGGCAAAGCCCGCTGATCCCGCCCTGCCATCAAAGCAAACCGAAGAAGGGAAACGAGTTCGATGACGGATCTCTGGCCGCGTCTCGAGCCGCTGCTCGCCGCTGCGG encodes:
- the mrdA gene encoding penicillin-binding protein 2, whose translation is MIAAIAAAIVTLVVAIIVVSVVFVVRNNTKSSNVSVKKDVRSISSVGVKSSLGNAGGHVNGSMQARPGSAQRPASNPADNLKSRFVAMGVLAAGIFGTLTAKLWTMQVLSSDAYRSKADDNQYATVSTPAPRGYICDANGLPLVKNRVSLTVLADAEVANDRDVVQRLSAVLGIPYNVVRQRIQDATGGAQSQRVVASDVRLRDVAFITEHSDAFPGIKTEERYVRDYPYGALAAHVVGYTGSVTEDGLKTVGEGRDVELGDDMGTSGIELQYDRLLAGEHGKRKVVANADGEVVRVVSETQPTKGSDVYLALKGPVQYVADRELAALIAPENGTIGTGSGVAGSVVVMDLRDGGIVAMANYPTFSPDEFTGGVSEDVYAVYNSVEAQKPLLNRAIAGTYPAASTYKTFTGLAALANGFADMKRTWTCGGSWDGWGTGQEQMCWNHSGHGTLDLRGGIVQSCDVVFYQIAHDFFEASSLSNNPSPTASNTALQDYLAKFHFDQYTGIDLGGESVGVIPTPEWKAEHFRNTPEEAVWKGGDMTNMIIGQGYVLVTPLQVAVAYGAVATGKLLKPHLLKEVRNASGDVAATRKVETAGELDVPEENLAFMRDALNGVATDNADVSKLLGEQGIDPATVACKTGTAEYTDMADTAWFACYAPVDDPRYVVTCVVEHGGGGSAVAAPLGAKVLAAALASDAAAEEDPGAGMGVVAGSTGKSLEGAGAATSGGRTD
- the mreD gene encoding rod shape-determining protein MreD, translated to MNLTRESIVIAVGAVVALLLQIVVAPNIALFSAQPNILLAYVLVVAIVRPLDAGPVLPFALGLVCDLLGSGPVGGYAFLFVIVSFVASRAFSVLDNDTLFMPLTIFVIATFAVEMLYGALLIGLGLSVSPVDAFLYRALPCTLYDCAIGLVLYPIIARLLADGAQDRGPRTPRLR
- the rodA gene encoding rod shape-determining protein RodA, coding for MPQLPQIDSVKAPDKIVAQATRTRRFPWLNLPFILVIALLVSYGLVILMSAIANDPDYSFTNQLTGVALGVVFMVLVWRFDYRRLSDFTTIFLVVSIVLILSPHVPGLGTDAGMGAKNWIKLGIQVQPGEFAKITVILLDASIMARYGGRLDDPREYAKALGLMLIPFACIMTQPDLGTGLVYLFIGAVALVVGGARPKYLLITLGLFIAAIVAVFVVDQVIHDATGEYKLLKQYQRNRLLVFLDPDIDPTGESYNLKQAQIAIGSGGLFGKGLFQGTQHALGILPEPATDFIFCVLAEELGFFGVMVLLALYTALVLICFRIAGASSDLFGMLIVMGVVGMWLFQILENIGMDCGLMPITGIPLPFVSYGATGMVMNFIMLGMIGSVWTHNIQKQH
- a CDS encoding YcjF family protein, which translates into the protein MQLPVDIKAVIDEATNIDEARRTSLSVSVYLDDSAPGDVQAHVRQAFASASPHARVSLMYLDGRPFVPFSGDDMAVIVAGLNEQVGEYAAQVRAAGVPVMVVTTLPTLVADIAKAQGAPIPQGDLVAPKAPKAEPAPLPAPDAAVSGAEAVQALGASSPSEPYALDAAAVGSLNERMGGWVIAACNDKRLAFALAFPFVRKPLSLEAVNATALQNAGVGLLVIIPGADMPVMTLNQAKMLLQIAAAYGEELNMERVKELAALVGGAFACRAVARQLVAFVPALGWAVKAAIGYTGTIAMGRAAIEYYEDGATLGKLADAVAAARDKVVQAAAKRAAQKAQATGAKAMGAVRDRAGRAAHAAGGVRDAALTRFASGKAR